AGTAGGCTCAGCTTACTATTCTTAGTGGTTGGTATCGTTAACACCGCTTTGGCACTTACTGTAAATCAATGGAAATTATCACCAGAAGGCCTTGGCCCCCTAAAAATAGGAATGACTCTAACGGAAGCTGCAAAAATTAAGGGACTACAGTTATCCAGGAATAAACCCGACGTCCATGAAAGTGAAGGTTGTTATACAAAAACATTGAAAGGGATAAAGCACGTCTCTCTCATGATCTCAAACGGAAAAATTGTACGTATCAATATAAGTTCACCCAGGTTTTTTACATCAAAGGGTGCACACGTCGGTGATTCGGAAGCTAAAGTTCAAACTTTATACAACAATCAATTAACAGTAGAGCCACACCGTTATGAAGAGAGCGGTCATTATTTAACATCGGTGGTTAAAAAACCGCAGGAAAGAGCAATTCGTTTTGAAACAGATGGCAAGAAAATTACGCGAATATATGCAGGTCAGGATCCTGAAGTATATTATGTTGAAGATTGTTTATAATAAGTGACCTAGATCTGCGACACTTAAGTCGCAGAGCCTAAAATTTGGGGCACCGTAGAGACGTATTAGGACCACAAGATGCAGAAATCAGGACTTTTCGGCCAGGATGGTAGCAATGTCAACAGATCTTGGCTCTCGAACAAGCAATAATAAAATCCCTCCGACAATAAAAAAAGGAATCAACATGGTCATTCCTATTCGTTGACTATTAGCAAATTCAGTCACAGCCCCTACAGCCAATGGTCCTAAAAAACTGGTTGCCTTGCCTGAGAGATTATATAAACCAAACATTTGGGTAATTTCCTCAGGTTTGGCCAAGCGCGCTAAAAGGGTGCGACTTGCTGCTTGTATGGGCCCTACAAAAAGCCCAATTGCTGGTGCAAATAGCCAAAATAAAGTAACTTTTGTTACAAACAGTAGAAAACAATACACACTGATAAGACCTGACAACGCCATTAAAATAGTTTTCTTTGAACCCATTAAATCATCACACCAGGCAAATATCGCAGCACCAATACCAGCAGTAATGTTAATAATAATACCAAATGTCATGACCTCGCTTAAGCTTAGTTTGAAAGTTCCAGCAGCATAAATTCCACCTAGCGCCAACAAGGCATCCAGCCCATCAATATACACAATGCGTGCAATTAAGAATAATAGTAAATCTTTTTGTAACAATAAGCCTTTTAGGGTGCCTAATAATTCTTTTCCGCCTTTTTTTATCGCCTTACGAGGTGTAAGTTTCTTTCCGGGTTGCTGCTTAACTATTAAAAAGAAGGGTAAACTGAAAATAACGATCCATATTGCTACCAATAAGGTTACCGAACGCACATTGGCAGCATCTCGCGTACCAAGCCATAGGGCAATAAAGCCATCGACGCATAGATACAAGGCAATAATCAGGCACAAAAGCCCTCCTAAATAACCACAACCCCAGGCCCAACCTGAAATGCGGCCAAGATAAGCAATGGGCGCCAACTTTATAAGAAAAGCATTATAAAAAACAGCGCCAACCTCCAATGCAAAGCTGCTAATAAAAATACATGTCAGGGCAAGTGGAATAGAGGTTTCGTTGGGATAAGCGAACCACAAGCAGGCTATGTTAACTACAGCCAAATAAGTATAAAAAAATAACCATCCTTTATGATGTCCGCCATAATCTGCTATTGCTCCGGCAAATGGACTCATCATTGCTACTAAAAGCGCAGAAGCAGAAATGGTATAGCCCCACAATGCCGTGCCTTTAATCACATTGTCTGCAATTTCATTGGTAAAATAAGTGGCAAAAACAAAGGTAAATATGACGACGAAGTAAGAGGAATTAGCAAAATCATAAAGTACCCACGCAATAATTTGTTTGATTTTGTTCTTTTTAATTTCATAAGTAGCATCCATTCCAATTGCCCATGCCAATTTTTATAAAGATAATACTTATATTTAATGGGATTGCCTATGGTAGATGTCAATTTCCTTTTTTATCCCTCTATCACCCAGATTTAACTTAACTATCAAAAATGTACTATGGTTTTAATAAGGTTAATATTTTTTAGCCGTTCATTACTTTACTTTAAATTAACAACAACAGGGTTTGAGGGGGCATAGTGATGGATAGTGTGTTTTTAGGAAAAAATACCATCGACCAAATTAAGCCACTACTTGATCAACTGGAAACAAGCAGGCTGGGACAATACCTTAATCAACAAGAATTAGAGATTTTGATAAGACACAGTAAGATTGTTAGTTTTTTGCCTGGAGAAGTTATTCTTAAGCAGGGAAAGCATACCAATGGCATTTATATTATTGTTGAAGGTCAGGTGGCCATTACTGCGAGAGTGATGGGACAAGGTGTGACTAATATTGAAACACTGGGAGCAGGATGCTTTGTTGGTGAAATCTGTTTTATCGAAAAAGTACCCTGCCCTACCTCTGTAATTGCCAGTGTACAAGTTAAATGTTTATTCATCAATGATACCTATTTTGAATTATTATCAGCCTATTATCCTGAAATAAAGTACAAGATTCTGGATACGCTTTCGCTCCAGGTGTGTGGTCGTTTAAAACGCGTGCATGACAAAGTCACTGAATACATCACTAATTCTGATATGGTGAGCCTGTCTTTTTTTGGTAAGGTCGCTTATACCTTTAACCAACCTAAAGTTATTGCTCTTGAAGAGGAAAATAAAGAAAAACTTATGAAGATTCCCCCTTTAACCTTATTTTCCAAAGATGAATTACATGAAATGTTTAAACGGATGGAACTGATAGAAGCCTCTAAGAATTGCAAATTAATCTATCAGGGCAAACAGCAACCAATTTGCTATATCGTGATTAAGGGAGCGGTGCAATCCAGTATTGTACATGATAATAAACAAGCAAAATTATCGGTTATTGGTCCTGAAACTCTTTTTGCCGGTGTTGCTTGTATTGATAATGATTCATCCTATACCGTCACTTTTTTAACCTGTGAACAAGCGCTTTTATTAAAAATATCAGATACAGCGCTTAAATATTTTCAAGAGAATCATCCTCAGCTTTGGTATAAGCTGTTTGGTCTTATCTGTGCTTCTCTGGTTGCGCTGGAAAAATCCATTGATAAGCTAGATATCAGGCTTCATATTGAAACTTATAACAGGTAAACATTATGTGCAGAATATTATCTTATTTAGGTAAACCTATTTTGGTAGAAGAACTGCTTTATAAGCCTGATAATTCCTTTATCAAACAAAGTTATCATCCTAAGTACATGTCACATTTGTTAAATTTGGCGGGATTTGGAATTGCCGCCTGGGATGACACTTCCTATAACC
This region of Legionella clemsonensis genomic DNA includes:
- a CDS encoding MFS transporter encodes the protein MDATYEIKKNKIKQIIAWVLYDFANSSYFVVIFTFVFATYFTNEIADNVIKGTALWGYTISASALLVAMMSPFAGAIADYGGHHKGWLFFYTYLAVVNIACLWFAYPNETSIPLALTCIFISSFALEVGAVFYNAFLIKLAPIAYLGRISGWAWGCGYLGGLLCLIIALYLCVDGFIALWLGTRDAANVRSVTLLVAIWIVIFSLPFFLIVKQQPGKKLTPRKAIKKGGKELLGTLKGLLLQKDLLLFLIARIVYIDGLDALLALGGIYAAGTFKLSLSEVMTFGIIINITAGIGAAIFAWCDDLMGSKKTILMALSGLISVYCFLLFVTKVTLFWLFAPAIGLFVGPIQAASRTLLARLAKPEEITQMFGLYNLSGKATSFLGPLAVGAVTEFANSQRIGMTMLIPFFIVGGILLLLVREPRSVDIATILAEKS
- a CDS encoding cyclic nucleotide-binding domain-containing protein, with the translated sequence MDSVFLGKNTIDQIKPLLDQLETSRLGQYLNQQELEILIRHSKIVSFLPGEVILKQGKHTNGIYIIVEGQVAITARVMGQGVTNIETLGAGCFVGEICFIEKVPCPTSVIASVQVKCLFINDTYFELLSAYYPEIKYKILDTLSLQVCGRLKRVHDKVTEYITNSDMVSLSFFGKVAYTFNQPKVIALEEENKEKLMKIPPLTLFSKDELHEMFKRMELIEASKNCKLIYQGKQQPICYIVIKGAVQSSIVHDNKQAKLSVIGPETLFAGVACIDNDSSYTVTFLTCEQALLLKISDTALKYFQENHPQLWYKLFGLICASLVALEKSIDKLDIRLHIETYNR